From a region of the Alnus glutinosa chromosome 1, dhAlnGlut1.1, whole genome shotgun sequence genome:
- the LOC133861673 gene encoding uncharacterized protein LOC133861673, with amino-acid sequence MALRTDEPPALTDTSTALEMAKHERWERSNRLSLMFMQSHIAKGIRGSIPECPKAKDFLKAVEAQFVSSTKAMASTLMKRLSSQAFDSSKGVREHIMEMRDIAAQLKSLEVEISESFLVHLVLNSLPPQYGPFKISYNTHKDNWSINELLTMCVQEEERLKHEKPESVHLVARAKAKTKKGKAAHHSKKGNKMSLKGISQNKEADKK; translated from the exons ATGGCACTCCGGACGGATGAACCACCCGCTTTAACGGATACTAGTACTGCACTAGAGATGGCTAAACATGAAAGGTGGGAGCGATCCAATCGCCTCAGCTTAATGTTTATGCagtctcacattgccaaagGCATTAGGGGTTCTATCCCCGAATGTCCTAAGGCTaaggattttttgaaagccGTTGAAGCACAGTTTGTGAGTTCAACTAAAGCCATGGCCAGCACTCTAATGAAGAGATTATCAAGTCAAGCCTTCGATAGTTCCAAAGGTGTGCGTGAGCACATCATGGAAATGAGGGATATAGCAGCTCAATTAAAGTCCCTTGAGGTTGAGATTTCCGAATCCTTCTTGGTCCATTTGGTTCTCaactctcttcctcctcagtATGGTCCTTTCAAGATTTCATacaacacacataaggataactgGTCAATTAATGAACTTttgaccatgtgtgttcaagaagaAGAGAGATTGAAACACGAGAAACCAGAAAGTGTTCACTTGGTTGCTCGTGCTAAAGCAAAGACTAAGAAAGGCAAGGCTGCCCACCACTCCAAGAAAGGAAACAAGATGTCACTCAAAG GGATTTCTCAAAACAAGGAAGCCGATAAGAAGTGA
- the LOC133861689 gene encoding receptor-like protein EIX2 — protein sequence MRGTYAQLLLLLGLLLCTATSSSFALNNSEVRCIEEERHALLKFKRGLEAHNGMLSSWGNHEEDCCNWEGIKCNNQTGHVVKLDLQGKDFFEIGRKYLSGEISSSILGLQHLTYLDLSWNEFSILPKFIGSFTKLRYLNFSRNFITNETIPPQLGNLTSLISLDLSWNFFGMIDQDNNLDWLIHLSFLRYLDMTYVNLTKAVNWMDKVSSLPYLKELHLSSCYLSSMPIPPVLFNASSSSPLSILDLSSNQLNSSIFPWLFKYANSLVILHLQNNKLEGSIPKAFGNMVALVDVDLSDNNLEGVMPQTLENLHNLQVLDLSNNTLSGEVIDLTNFSFLRELHLFNNQLYGNLSKVIENLSTQLQVLDVSSNSFKSVITEAHLSTYSNLKILDLSFNSLSLKFSPNWVPPFHLDTIRLGSCKMGTSFPQWLQTQKNFSLLDMSDGGISDIIPSWFWDLSFNIQFLNLSHNQITGAIPLQLFSTRFIDLSSIDLSYNRLSGPLPQFPSGVAVLSLSNNLFQGSITSICERNGSVDAYFQELYLLDLSNNLLSGELPNCWGNLMSLEILNLANNNLSGRIPDFICHPPDPRYNSLWTLHLSNNSFTGELPNSLMNCSNLRLLDLGENRLSGRIPAWIGTSLPDLMMLRLTSNLFMGRMPLQLCHLTQLQILDLSHNSITGTIIQCINNFTVMARKESSDASISYYYYLNLLSLHNDKLPPTYVDNLLVNFKEKYLEYSKTLGLVKVIDLSSNKLKGEIPGEITSLSGLIALNLSSNLLTGIIPQNISHMESLESLDLSRNYLSGIIAPSLAAMSFLSYLNLSNNNLSGKIPTGTQLQSFSASAYAGNRDLCGLPLPKKCLGDEAAQDPQTGSRHEEGNIQEHANSHEHLWFYATIALGFSAGFWGVCGSLILKSSWRHAYFEFFERIGDRLYLTIVVGMPKLLTNLKTRC from the coding sequence ATGAGAGGCACTTATGCTCAATTGTTGCTTCTACTTGGCCTCCTCCTATGTACCGCAACTTCAAGTTCTTTCGCTTTGAATAATTCTGAGGTGAGATGCATAGAGGAAGAAAGACATGCACTTCTCAAATTCAAACGAGGCCTTGAAGCTCATAACGGTATGCTGTCTTCTTGGGGCAATCACGAAGAAGATTGTTGCAATTGGGAAGGAATCAAATGCAATAACCAAACAGGTCATGTTGTCAAGCTTGACCTCCAGGGAAAAGATTTCTTTGAAATCGGCCGTAAATATCTGTCAGGTGAGATAAGCTCTTCAATACTTGGTTTGCAGCATTTGACTTACTTGGACTTAAGTTGGAATGAGTTTTCCATTCTCCCAAAGTTCATTGGTTCATTCACTAAATTACGATATCTCAATTTTTCCCGCAACTTCATCACTAATGAAACCATTCCACCGCAACTTGGAAATCTCACAAGCTTGATTTCTCTTGATCTCAGCTGGAACTTTTTTGGGATGATTGATCAGGATAACAATCTTGACTGGCTCATTCATCTCTCCTTTTTGAGATACTTGGACATGACCTATGTGAACCTCACCAAGGCAGTTAACTGGATGGATAAGGTTAGTTCCCTACCTTATTTAAAAGAATTACATCTAAGCAGCTGCTACCTGAGCTCCATGCCGATTCCTCCTGTGCTTTTCAATGCTAGCTCTTCTTCACCACTTTCAATCCTTGACCTCTCGAGCAATCAGCTCAATTCCTCCATATTCCCTTGGCTGTTCAAGTATGCTAATAGCCTTGTCATTCTTCACCTTCAGAATAACAAGCTTGAAGGTTCAATTCCAAAAGCATTTGGGAATATGGTAGCCCTTGTTGATGTTGACCTCTCTGACAACAACCTTGAAGGGGTGATGCCACAAACTTTGGAGAATCTTCACAACTTGCAAGTATTAGACTTGTCAAACAATACTTTAAGTGGAGAGGTAATCGATCTTACAAATTTCTCTTTCTTGAGAGAGTTGCATCTATTCAATAATCAATTATATGGGAATTTATCCAAAGTAATAGAAAATCTTTCCACCCAACTACAAGTTTTGGATGTGTcttcgaattctttcaaatctGTTATCACTGAAGCACATTTGTCGACTTATTCcaacttaaaaatattagaCTTATCTTTTAATTCTCTGTCATTGAAGTTTAGTCCAAATTGGGTTCCACCATTTCATCTAGATACCATAAGATTGGGTTCTTGCAAAATGGGGACATCCTTTCCTCAATGGCTTCaaacacaaaagaatttttCACTGCTCGATATGTCTGATGGAGGAATTTCAGACATCATTCCCAGTTGGTTTTGGGACCTTTCTTTTAATATACAGTTCTTAAATCTCTCCCATAACCAAATCACTGGTGCCATACCTCTTCAATTGTTTTCGACAAGATTTATTGATCTTAGTAGTATAGATTTGAGTTATAATCGCCTTAGTGGTCCATTGCCACAATTTCCTTCTGGTGTAGCTGTGTTGAGTCTCTCCAATAATCTGTTCCAAGGATCTATTACATCAATATGTGAGAGAAATGGATCTGTAGATGCCTATTTTCAGGAATTGTATCTCCTTGATCTTTCGAACAACTTGTTATCTGGAGAACTCCCTAACTGTTGGGGAAATTTAATGTCTCTCGAGATACTTAATTTGGCAAACAATAATCTCTCTGGGAGAATCCCTGATTTTATTTGTCATCCTCCGGATCCACGCTATAATAGTCTTTGGACGTTGCATTTGAGTAACAACAGTTTCACTGGAGAATTACCCAATTCCTTAATGAACTGCTCAAATTTGAGGCTATTAGATCTCGGAGAAAACAGACTCTCTGGAAGGATACCAGCATGGATAGGCACAAGCCTACCTGATTTGATGATGCTTCGCTTGACATCAAACTTGTTCATGGGCCGCATGCCGTTGCAATTATGTCATTTGACACAGCTTCAAATCTTGGACCTCTCTCACAACAGTATTACAGGGACTATAATACAATGCATCAATAACTTCACTGTCATGGCTCGAAAAGAGAGTTCAGATGCAagtatttcttattattattatttaaatctttTATCACTCCACAACGATAAGCTCCCTCCCACCTATGTGGACAATTTATTGGtgaatttcaaagaaaaatatctcgaGTACAGTAAAACTCTTGGACTAGTAAAAGTCATTGATCTTTCGAGCAACAAATTGAAAGGAGAAATTCCAGGAGAAATAACAAGTCTCTCAGGATTGATTGCGTTGAACTTGTCTAGTAACTTGTTAACTGGCATCATCCCTCAAAATATTAGTCACATGGAGAGCTTGGAGTCTTTGGACTTGTCGAGAAATTACCTTTCAGGCATAATTGCCCCAAGCTTGGCTGCTATGAGCTTTTTAAGCTATTTGAATTTGTCGAACAACAACTTGTCAGGTAAAATCCCAACAGGTACCCAGCTTCAGAGCTTTAGTGCTTCTGCATATGCAGGTAACCGAGATCTTTGTGGCTTGCCTCTTCCGAAAAAGTGTCTAGGAGATGAAGCAGCTCAAGATCCTCAAACTGGTAGCAGACATGAAGAAGGTAACATTCAAGAACATGCAAACTCCCATGAACATCTATGGTTTTATGCTACCATTGCACTAGGATTCTCTGCTGGATTTTGGGGCGTTTGTGGATCGTTGATATTGAAGAGTTCTTGGAGGCATGCCTATTTCGAGTTCTTTGAGAGAATAGGGGATAGGCTTTACCTAACAATAGTTGTCGGCATGCCCAAATTACTGACGAACTTGAAGACTCGGTGCTAA
- the LOC133861699 gene encoding receptor-like protein EIX1, which translates to MRGPYAQLLLLFGLLLLCTATSISFALNNSEVRCIEEERHALLKFKQGLEAHNGMLSSWGNHEEDCCNWEGIKCSNRTGHVVKLVLQGKYLFEGGHKYLSGEISSSILGLQHLTYLDLSLNNLSTLPKFIGSFTKLQYLNLSHNGISGTIPPQLGNLSSLISLDLSEQNSVAVGLDCNLDWLIHLSSLRYLDLRQVNLAKAVNWLDKVSSLPYLKEVHLSSCDLISMPIPPVLFNASSSSPLSILDLSFNQLNSSIFPWLFKYANNLVVLHLHCNMLEGSIPEAFGNMVALVDVDLSWNNLEGSIPKAFGNMVALVNLDLSLNNLEGVMPQTLENLHNLQVLGLSDNNISGEVIDLTNFSFLRELYLFNNRLHGNLSKVIGNFSTQLQALDVSSNSFESVITEAHLSTYSNLKRLDLSFNSLSLKFSPNWVPPFHLDTISLGSCKMGTSFPQWLQTQKNFSWLDISDGGISDTIPSWFWDLSSNIEFLNLSRNQITGTIPHQWFLTRPIFMIDLSYNRLSGPLPQFPSNALVLSLSNNLFQGSITSICERNGSANANILENWEHLDLSNNLLFGELPNCLGNRSIRILNLANNNLSGRIPDFYDGPSTLHLSNNSFTGELRKCFA; encoded by the exons ATGAGAGGCCCTTATGCTCAATTGTTGCTTCTATTTGGCCTCCTCCTCCTATGTACCGCAACTTCAATTTCTTTCGCTTTGAATAATTCTGAGGTGAGATGCATAGAGGAAGAAAGACATGCActtctcaaattcaaacaaggCCTTGAAGCTCATAACGGTATGCTGTCTTCTTGGGGCAATCATGAGGAAGATTGTTGCAATTGGGAAGGAATCAAATGCAGCAACCGAACAGGTCATGTTGTCAAGCTTGTCCTCCAgggaaaatatttatttgaaggcGGCCATAAATATCTGTCAGGTGAGATAAGCTCTTCAATACTTGGTTTGCAGCATTTGACTTACTTGGACTTGAGTTTGAATAATCTTTCCACCCTCCCAAAGTTCATTGGTTCATTCACTAAATTACAATATCTCAATCTTTCCCACAACGGGATTTCTGGAACCATTCCACCGCAGCTTGGAAATCTCTCAAGCTTGATTTCTCTTGATCTCAGCGAACAGAATTCTGTGGCCGTTGGTCTGGACTGCAATCTTGACTGGCTCATTCATCTCTCCTCTTTGAGATACTTGGACCTGAGGCAGGTGAACCTCGCCAAGGCAGTTAACTGGCTGGATAAGGTTAGTTCGCTACCTTATTTAAAAGAAGTACACCTAAGCAGCTGCGACCTGATCTCCATGCCGATTCCTCCTGTGCTTTTCAATGCTAGCTCTTCTTCACCACTTTCAATCCTTGACCTCTCTTTCAATCAGCTCAATTCCTCCATATTCCCTTGGCTGTTCAAGTATGCTAATAACCTTGTCGTTCTTCACCTTCATTGTAACATGCTTGAAGGTTCAATTCCAGAAGCATTTGGGAATATGGTAGCCCTTGTTGATGTTGACCTCTCTTGGAACAACCTTGAAGGTTCAATTCCAAAAGCTTTTGGGAATATGGTAGCCCTTGTTAATCTTGACCTCTCTCTCAACAACCTTGAAGGGGTGATGCCACAAACTTTGGAGAATCTTCACAACTTGCAGGTATTAGGCCTGTCAGACAATAATATAAGTGGAGAGGTAATCGATCTTACAAATTTCTCTTTCTTGAGAGAGTTGTATTTATTCAATAATCGATTACATGGGAATTTATCCAAAGTAATAGGAAATTTTTCCACCCAACTACAAGCTTTGGATGTGTCTTCGAATTCTTTCGAATCTGTTATCACTGAAGCACATTTGTCGACTTATTCCAACTTAAAAAGATTGGACTTGTCTTTTAATTCTCTATCATTGAAGTTTAGTCCAAATTGGGTTCCACCATTTCATCTGGATACCATAAGTTTGGGTTCTTGCAAAATGGGGACATCTTTTCCTCAATGGCTTCaaacacaaaagaatttttCATGGCTCGATATATCTGATGGAGGAATTTCAGACACCATTCCCAGTTGGTTTTGGGACCTTTCTTCCAATATAGAGTTCTTAAACCTCTCCCGCAACCAAATCACTGGTACCATTCCTCATCAATGGTTTTTGACAAGGCCTATTTTTATGATAGATTTGAGCTATAACCGCCTCAGTGGTCCATTGCCACAATTTCCTTCTAATGCACTTGTGTTGAGTCTCTCCAATAATCTATTTCAAGGATCTATTACATCCATATGTGAGAGAAATGGATCTGCAAATGCCAATATTCTTGAAAACTGGGAACACCTTGATCTTTCGAATAACTTGTTATTCGGAGAACTCCCTAACTGTTTGGGAAATAGGTCTATCAGGATACTTAATTTGGCAAACAATAATCTCTCAGGGAGAATTCCTGATTTCTATGATGGTCCTTCGACGTTGCATTTGAGTAACAACAGTTTCACTGGAGAATTACGCAA GTGCTTCGCCTAA
- the LOC133862623 gene encoding receptor-like protein EIX2 produces MGRMPLQLCHLTSLQILDLSHNSITGTIPKCLNNFTVMAQQKSSYVSISTDYSDYYSYHYYEPTYVNNLLVSFRGKYLEYSKTLGLVKVIDLSSNKLKGEIPKGITSLSGLIALNLSRNLLTGIIPQNIGHMESLESLDLSRNHLSGIIAPSLANISFLSYLNLSNNNLSGRIPTGTQLQTFNASAYIGNPYLCGLSLLKKCVGDEAARGPQTGSKQGEGNIQEHANSREHLWFYASIALGFIFGFWGVCGTLLLKNSWRHAYFRYLERIGDWISVTTAVSMAKLLGNFKTRC; encoded by the coding sequence ATGGGCCGCATGCCGTTGCAATTATGTCATCTAACATCTCTTCAAATCTTGGACCTCTCTCACAATAGTATTACAGGGACTATACCAAAATGCCTTAATAACTTCACTGTGATGGCTCAACAAAAGAGTTCATATGTAAGCATCAGCACTGATTATTCAGATTATTATTCGTACCACTATTATGAACCCACTTATGTAAACAATTTATTGGTGAGTTTCAGAGGAAAATATCTCGAATATAGTAAAACTCTTGGACTAGTAAAAGTCATCGATCTTTCGAGCAACAAATTGAAAGGAGAAATTCCAAAAGGAATAACAAGTCTCTCAGGATTGATTGCGTTGAACCTGTCTAGGAATTTGTTGACTGGCATCATCCCACAGAATATTGGCCACATGGAGAGTTTGGAGTCTTTGGACTTGTCGAGAAATCACCTTTCCGGCATAATTGCCCCAAGCTTGGCTAATATAAGCTTTTTGAGCTATTTGAATTTGTCAAACAACAACTTGTCAGGTAGAATCCCAACAGGAACCCAGCTCCAGACCTTCAATGCTTCTGCATATATAGGTAATCCATATCTTTGTGGTTTGTCTCTTCTAAAAAAGTGTGTGGGAGATGAAGCAGCTCGAGGTCCTCAAACTGGTAGCAAACAAGGAGAAGGAAATATTCAAGAACATGCAAACTCCCGCGAACATCTATGGTTTTATGCTAGCATTGCACTTGGATTCATCTTTGGATTTTGGGGTGTTTGTGGAACGTTGCTATTGAAAAATTCTTGGAGGCATGCTTATTTCCGGTACCTAGAGAGAATAGGAGATTGGATCTCGGTAACAACAGCTGTTAGCATGGCCAAATTACTTGGAAACTTCAAGACTCGGTGCTAA
- the LOC133858216 gene encoding uncharacterized protein LOC133858216: MENMQYSEELVREFLVFRGFTNTLQAFEVELGTDIGKGFQVDKILDLIFSVYVPKFQAENLVGLLRFFKKCFSSSSETVLVSTLSKLEVSILRYYIAHAIQSGRRDKVVELFEMNGNDLLQGGEDWNTWFAIPYLKNPNLDPEFRIYFSKEWYEALRLSVRNFFSEIFNGTRLPALLKISSEKNTTNRLKKDIKQLNLKLSQLQALLEEKEAQLCRLRIHDSSTLEESTGLTNRSSSIVHVEDPLISRDTQEACPPATPQLVQKSLDQDFVAGPSQVQSELTMSKYFHDSNASTNLNVGDGGTGDTSQIWQDGTCSENGRECHVEDEFPEVKVDFQETFLGHTSPISRCRFSASGNNIASASLDGTVRIWTYDSSTPASRNATIYCGAEIMSLDWESKSDRLLLIGTADGGIKAWNVDAKRVVCDLSTTEAFPSVLDLKCSPVEPIFVSAAASRGHGSSYIDKLGFASLTVWNMKTWKAVTVLPLGKDPPAITSLCFNHNGKILAASATDGMIHMFDMAAGLQITGWPAHDSAISSILFGPDETSIFSLGSDGKIFEWSLQNQGHVLWSRNCSRFCDPESSKIYRHEMALDANGRRLLVTSGSVRAPIYQVRGHRNGLRTLPHSAAITTVDWHPTLPIFMTGSADNSVRVTSIL, translated from the exons ATGGAAAACATGCAGTACAGTGAGGAGCTCGTGAGGGAGTTTCTTGTCTTCAGAGGATTTACTAATACTCTGCAAGCTTTTGAGGTTGAATTAGGCACAGATATTGGTAAAGGGTTTCAAGTAGATAAGATTTTAGACTTAATCTTCTCAGTATACGTACCCAAATTTCAGGCAGAAAATTTAGTTGGTCTGTTGAGATTTTTCAAGAAGTGCTTTTCTTCCTCGTCCGAAACTGTACTTGTTTCTACTTTGTCTAAATTGGAGGTCTCTATTTTACGATACTACATCGCTCATGCCATACAATCAGGAAGAAGGGACAAAGTTGTAGAGTTGTTTGAGATGAATGGCAATGATTTGTTGCAGGGGGGAGAGGATTGGAATACATGGTTTG CCATTCCATATCTAAAGAACCCAAACTTGGATCCTGAATTTCGTATCTATTTCTCAAAAGAATGGTACGAGGCATTGCGTCTTTCTGTGAGGAACTTCTTTAGTGAGATCTTCAACGGAA CACGCCTCCCTGCTTTATTAAAGATCAGTTCAGAAAAGAATACTACCAACCGTCTCAAAAAGGATATCAAGCAACTCAATCTCAAGTTATCACAACTTCAAGCTTTACTGGAGGAAAAAGAGGCTCAGTTATGTCGGTTAAGGAT TCATGATTCATCAACTTTGGAAGAAAGCACAGGACTAACTAACCGTTCATCAAGTATTGTTCATGTGGAAGATCCTCTTATATCGAGAGATACTCAGGAAGCCTGTCCTCCTGCTACTCCACAATTGGTTCAAAAATCGCTGGATCAAGATTTTGTTGCTGGACCTTCCCAAGTTCAATCAGAGCTTACCATGTCGAAATATTTTCATGATTCAAATGCTTCAACAAACCTTAATGTGGGAGATGGTGGAACAGGAGACACTAGTCAAATTTGGCAAGATGGCACCTGTTCTG AAAATGGCAGGGAATGTCACGTAGAAGATGAATTTCCTGAAGTTAAAGTAGACTTTCAG GAGACATTTTTGGGCCACACAAGTCCAATCAGCCGATGCCGCTTTTCTGCATCTGGGAACAATATAGCCAGTGCTTCTCTGGATGGCACAGTAAG GATATGGACGTATGACTCTTCAACTCCAGCATCAAGAAATGCAACAATTTATTGTGGGGCGGAGATCATGTCACTTGACTGGGAGTCTAAGTCTGACCGCTTG CTTCTCATAGGCACTGCTGATGGAGGCATTAAAGCATGGAATGTTGATGCAAAGAGGGTTGTCTGTGATCTGAGCACAACTGAAGCATTTCCGAG TGTCTTGGATCTGAAGTGCAGCCCTGTAGAACCAATTTTTGTTTCTGCGGCAGCATCCAGAGG GCATGGCTCAAGTTATATTGACAAATTGGGGTTTGCTTCGTTAACCGTATGGAACATGAAAACGTGGAAGGCTGTG ACAGTCCTTCCACTTGGTAAAGATCCACCTGCAATTACTTCCCTATGCTTCAATCACAATGGGAAGATTTTAGCAGCTTCTGCTACCGATGGAATGATTCACATGTTTG ACATGGCTGCTGGTCTGCAAATTACTGGGTGGCCTGCTCATGATTCTGCTATAAGCTCTATTCTTTTTGGGCCTGATGAGACAAGCATTTTTAGCTTGGGTTCAGATGGAAAG ATTTTCGAATGGAGCTTGCAAAATCAAGGTCATGTACTTTGGTCAAGGAACTGTAGTAG GTTTTGTGACCCTGAGAGCTCAAAAATTTACAGACATGAAATGGCTTTAGATGCTAATGGGAGGAGACTATTGGTGACATCTGGTTCAGTAAGAGCACCCATATATCAG GTTCGTGGTCATAGAAATGGGTTGAGAACTCTTCCACATAGTGCTGCTATAACAACTGTTGATTGGCATCCTACTTTGCCCATTTTCATGACTGGATCAGCTGATAACTCGGTTCGAGTAACGTCTATTTTATAA